In Mobula birostris isolate sMobBir1 chromosome 2, sMobBir1.hap1, whole genome shotgun sequence, the genomic stretch ctccttctaccttaggctacaaacttatcaatcaccccttgtattatcaaataatgtataaattatacaactttgagatttgttttctttcctAAAGTTTCTTTATTTTCTCATCAACATTCGTAGTGAGATGCTAAGGATTCCAAGGCACTTTAGCTAACTGTGATGATCTGGCTGTCTTACATTTCCTTCTTTTGATAAATCAATATATATGTGAATGTAGTAATACATATTCAAAGTGAAAGTAGTAGACATAATTAActtaaaattgattttttttccttagGCTATTGTTTGAGGCAAATAACTAAACTGAATAAATGGTCTGATGTGATTGGCTACAATATAAATTGAATGAAAGGAAGTGTTAACTCACCCCAGTCTTTTGTCCACTATGCTCTGCAAAAGCTTTCTTGCAGAAATTTTTCCTAGCAACTTCCTGTAGCTGTTGGTGAATACTGCATCTGCATGCCTTTCAATCCTGATTAACAAATAACACAGACTTTAATATTTTCtgttatttccaacaaaataacataaatgGCTTCATTTACGTTGCATAAAAGTATTCATAAAATggtttcatttttctttcaacaCTAAACTCCTCACAATAAAGGAATCACAATCTGAGAAgctctttttttatataaaatttCAACATGGAACTCATATGTCAGCACTGTAACTAAATCCTATATCATCTAGCACTAAATGTGGTTATGCTCATGCAGATACAGTCAGGAAAAACTGAAAAAGTTGCTGCAGAAAACACCTTTGACCAGAAATCagtcaaagtgctggaggaactcaagagaTCAGGTAGAACCTATGGAAAGAAATGAGCAGTCACATTTCACACTGAGACCTCTTCATccagactggaaaggagggggaagtagccagaataagaaggtggggggaagagacAGAGTATAAGCTTAAAGGTggtaagtgaaaccaggtgaggggagatTAGTGAGAAgctgaggtgattggtggaaaaactaaagggctgaagaagaaggaatctgatagaagaagcaaatggatcatgggagaaagggatggaggacaGGCACCAGAGGGATggaataggcaggtgaagagagtgaacgggtaagaggggagccagaatggggaatggaaaaagagaaaggaGGAGTGAGAAATTGGCAGAAGTTAGAGAACCCAACTTTCAGGTTGGCTGCCCAGATGGTACAATGTGGCCTGCAAGTTCTTGTAAGAAAAGGAGATAGTGGAATCCTGAATGGACAGTCAAGGTTGCTAAGGCACTCCATAGCAGATCTCTCCCATGGCTAGAATCACAGCATCATTGCAGGCTGTACTTGAAACAATTGGGTTCAGGTCGAGACTGTAATTAATCTGCCTCATCTGACAAGAATGTCTGGAAAGAGGTACAAGTAGTCTTTGTGAACTTCATTCTGACCAACGTTGTAACACAGGATTCTGCTCAGCAGACGATCTCACCATCTTACACTGAGATGAACACCAGTTGCTGCTGAAAGATCACTAGCTTGGTGAATGGTACCTCCTGGTCTGCTCAAAACATGCTGGGCTTCCAGTGAAAGGAGTTATCCACAGCTGAATGCTGCAGACCACCACCCTTTGTTGTCCAAGAATACAAGCTGACAGATGCATGGAAGGTCAGTGCAGCTATATGCTATGTTTCTCTGTGGAGAAGCCACAGTCTGCAGTCCACCCATCATTGCATATTGAGGTGCTGGTACCCAGCTCAAAAGAAAACCTTGCACTGTTTGTTCAAGAAATGAATGTATAAACACAGgagtttctacagatgctgaaatccagagcaacacacacaaaatgctaatgGAACTCAGTAAATCAGGCAGTACTTATAGAAGGgattaaacagtcaatgcttcaggccaaaATGAAGggtcacctccatagatgctgcctgacctgctgagtttctccaacattttgtatgtgctgctttGAATGTAAAGGAATCTGATGTCCTGCTGAAATGGATTTGCTGTACCAAGAACAATAATATGTAAATGTATTCTACATATTTATAAATGTTGAATATGTTTCAAAAAAGGTGAAAAGTATTTAACAGAGAGCAACCTTGGTTAATGGGAGTCCCATCATGGAATGAAAGATGAGAAGATgctaactggtttattattgtcagatgtactgAGATATAGTATAAAGCTTTTGTATCCATGCCATCCAGGCAGATACAAGTAAAATCGTTGGTGATTTACACCAAGGAACTAGAAGCTCTCAGTCATGAAGATCAGCCTCTCAGTATCCATCCTGTCAAGGCCTCCATGGAAGCTTATTTGCTTCAATGTATTCTATCCTTTAATTCCCAACGAGCGATCCAATCTACTCAATTCATTCAGATGGAacaacctttaccaggagtaaaTGATCTTTATCAGACTACACTACCTTCCCCTGTTCCCATCACCACCCCATCCACCAAAGTGTCACCCAGTCCACCAAAACTTTACATAATTGCACCAAGACTGTCTTACACATTTCCCATATAGTAAATGTTGATAcattatttgttttctttacaGCTTGCTGTACCTATGTCAACTTTCTCTTTGGCCATGAGGACATCTGACATCTACCAAAGTTGATATTTCACAAATCTCAATATCTGCCATCTTTACATCCAAATTACTTAACTGGTACTTTGCCTCTCCTCATTGAAACTAGCTATTTAATCAAACTGGGATACAAATTATGCTGCAGGAATTAGGGAAAGCTTTTCAGTCTCAGTGTTGGTTTATCTGCTAACTGATAAAAGTCAGAGTATATATCACAAAGTGCTGGGACAGAAGATATATCTTTTGAATAGTGAATTGATGAACCCCTtcataaatgtttttttttcggCTCTGGTTATCCAAAAAACGGGAAATAGGGCTGGAACAGTGCAAgaactgaatggataatgaaagGATGAATGGGACACTAGTTAATGTAGCTGTTAAAAAGGTGTGAGTCAGAATCAAAATGCACTGCACCTTACTCTGCCGTTGTTCGGACTCACCGTTTCCCAGTGGAGTCCATAAGGGACTCGGCGTCTTCATAGTGCTCTCCGTTCTGGACCCCGTCGGTCTCCTCTGGTGAAATATTGAGCAATCTCCGCAGGGCCGACCCATCTTCAGATCTATAACCAGACACAACATTGTATCGATTGACTACAAGAAGTCTACGAGTAGAAAGCTGTAACTAATCAGCTAAAAATATACATTTAAATTCGCTTTGTCCAGGAACCTGACAATGACAGATCACGCGGGGGTGGGGGACATGATATTCTGTGTCATAGCGTGGTTTAAAATGAAAGATAATAATTTAAAGTCCACTAGCAAAAGGGTTTAAGTTGGAAAACTTCTGAGCACAACTTCAACCCATCCAAGCTGGAGAACACCTGTCTACAGTTTAATCGAATCAACTTGTTGGTTTATACAGTAAAGACCCATCTATTCATATCAATAAGAATTGTAAGTTGCTTCTGAGCAAAAGACAGAAGTTTCTCTATGTTGTATTTAGAACTTCTCTATCCAGACATGCTTATACCTTGTGTCTTGCTTACAACTCCGAGGTCGTCTAAAGACCTTTGTTAAGGGCAGACTCTTTTACCGATTCAGATCTGACAACTAAAAGCCGGCCTTTTCCAGGGCAGAGAACACTGGAGCATGCGGAGCGgtaattctttattctgtatCGTGACTGGATTTTAAATGAAGGGGCGGTGTTTTAAATGCGAACAGCGAACAGGTTTAAGTTATCAAACTTTTCGGATAAATTAGATCCAAACAAATGTAGTCAGGGTTAACCGAGGAcggggaaaacaaataaaaccgTTGATGCTGGAATCTGTAACGGTAACCGAAATGCGGGAGAAACTCAGATAGGctgcacctgtggaaagagaaatcagtCCACTTTTGACGTCAAAAACCCTTCAACAGAACGGAGGGTGCAAAGATTCTGATGCAGGGTGTTCGACCTAAAATGATAACTccccctcccgccccccccccacacacacacacaaacacacacatatgcCGTTTGTCTTTTCAACATTTAGGCTTTTGCTAGTTTTAGGATGTCAACACCAATCTAATACTTCGTAAAGGTAAAAACACCTCAGTGTTTTGTAATCGGTTCTGCATTACACGACATAATAGTAAACGTCATACATATTATATTAATGAATACAATCTATAGTACAATAACTCTCTAACTAAACTCACCGTAAAGCTGGATACAAAGGCGAACACAGCGTGTGCACGACAAGGCAGTAGAACAGCAGGAGAGATGCtttgtccagcattttctgtacaaTGGAAGAAATATAGTTTAGAGATAGGAAAATGTTTGAAGCAACATTCAGTTATCAAAACCTTTCTTAAACATTTGATTTTAAGTCTAAGGTAGAGAATGCTGGTCCGATGTAACTTACGCTGTCAGGGAGACTGTTGGTCGCGGCAAGTTCGTCACGTTGAAGAGCTCGATGCTTTAAAGCGGGTTCTCGGCGGTATTTATAGTGATCTGTAAGCCTCGCAATTTTCTGCAATGAGATGTTCTTGTCGAATCGTGAGGGAGGAGGCTACGCCCATCGGTTACATCAGGTGTGAGATGAGACATCCTACCAGCGACACGCAGAATTTCCACACGAGATAGCTAGAATTTCGAATTCAGAAAACTTCTCGAGAGTTTTATGAatgtttttctctccctctgtggCAAACGGTCGAGAACACTGATGTA encodes the following:
- the LOC140210592 gene encoding glucagon family neuropeptides-like, with translation MEMLNKPYLLESTIKRMRVLIKMLDKASLLLFYCLVVHTLCSPLYPALRSEDGSALRRLLNISPEETDGVQNGEHYEDAESLMDSTGKRIERHADAVFTNSYRKLLGKISARKLLQSIVDKRLGDSGLEGDLEPIAKRHSDNIFTDSYARYQRQMAIRKYLAAILGNLR